From a region of the Hymenobacter jejuensis genome:
- a CDS encoding DoxX family protein yields MHILTGPMARLKSLGLYVLAIVFVGAGLLHFLMPEPYLRIMPPYLPAHLLLVYASGAAEIGLGFLLLPKRTRRWGAWGLVALLIAVFPANLYMAQHNEALFQLPAWAVWGRLPLQGVLIWWAWQYTRL; encoded by the coding sequence TTGCATATTCTGACTGGTCCGATGGCGCGTTTGAAATCCTTGGGTTTGTATGTATTGGCGATAGTGTTTGTGGGCGCGGGCTTGTTGCATTTTCTGATGCCCGAGCCATACCTACGTATCATGCCGCCGTATCTGCCCGCCCATTTGCTGTTGGTATACGCAAGTGGCGCTGCCGAAATTGGGTTAGGGTTTCTGCTGTTGCCTAAGCGCACGCGCCGTTGGGGCGCCTGGGGGTTGGTAGCGCTGCTAATTGCCGTATTTCCCGCCAACCTGTACATGGCCCAGCATAATGAGGCGCTGTTTCAGCTGCCTGCGTGGGCCGTTTGGGGACGTTTGCCGTTACAAGGCGTCCTGATTTGGTGGGCGTGGCAGTATACCCGCTTGTAG